A window of the Lactuca sativa cultivar Salinas chromosome 5, Lsat_Salinas_v11, whole genome shotgun sequence genome harbors these coding sequences:
- the LOC122197925 gene encoding uncharacterized protein LOC122197925, translating into MAAISYLNENVEDYVATWFTTEMFGNCYKYTINPINGSEMWPSWEGQPMLPPKRKRLPGRPKVNRKKAASEKEGRHTISKKGAITKCSICREPGHNKITCPLSKEGPSTKAKKKKGKHVPDVEDESEFEIEEMAEVEDEYESESESEIEELAENVDEPDQGQVDEATVEPAIEAAVEPAVEAAVEAAVEPAIEATVEPAVEAAIEAAVEAIVEPDQEQVHEPDQEQVHEPVVEHELEQIVVEPVIEDVEEPAAQPVVEVEQRAQPLKRKRKYSERITEVALRRVVITKDGCGLSVNKPVTLE; encoded by the exons ATGGCTGCTATTAGTTATCTAAATGAGAATGTGGAAGACTATGTGGCAACTTGGTTCACAACAGAAATGTTTGGAAATTGCTATAAGTATACAATTAATCCTATAAATGGAAGTGAAATGTGGCCATCTTGGGAAGGTCAACCTATGTTGCCCCCGAAACGTAAAAGATTACCTGGCAGACCTAAAGTCAACAGGAAGAAGGCTGCTTCAGAAAAAGAAGGTCGACATACTATTAGCAAGAAAGGGGCTATTACAAAATGCAGCATCTGTAGAGAACCAGGACACAACAAAATAACATGTCCACTGTCCAAAGAAG GACCAAGTACTAAAGCCAAAAAGAAGAAGGGTAAACATGTTCCTGATGTTGAGGATGAGTCTGAATTTGAGATTGAAGAGATGGCTGAAGTTGAAGATGAGTATGAATCTGAGTCTGAATCTGAGATTGAAGAGCTGGCTGAAAATGTTGATGAACCTGATCAGGGACAAGTTGATGAAGCTACTGTTGAACCTGCTATTGAAGCTGCTGTTGAACCTGCTGTGGAAGCTGCTGTGGAAGCTGCTGTTGAACCTGCTATTGAAGCTACTGTTGAACCTGCTGTGGAAGCTGCTATTGAAGCTGCTGTTGAAGCTATTGTTGAACCTGATCAGGAACAAGTTCATGAACCTGATCAGGAACAAGTTCATGAACCTGTTGTTGAGCATGAATTGGAACAAATTGTTGTTGAACCTGTAATTGAAGATGTTGAGGAACCTGCTGCACAACCTGTTGTTGAAGTTGAACAAAGAGCACAACCATTGAAGAGGAAAAGGAAATACTCAGAGAGGATCACTGAAGTGGCATTAAGGAGGGTGGTCATCACCAAGGATGGATGTGGTTTAAGTGTGAATAAACCTGTTACACTGGAATGA
- the LOC111910258 gene encoding heat shock 70 kDa protein 15 isoform X2, translating into MSVVGFDLGNESCVVAVARQRGIDVVLNDESKRETPALVCFGEKQRFLGTAGAATSMMNPKNTISQIKRLIGRPFSDPELQQDLKALPFSVTEGPDGFPLINARYLGETKSFTPTQVMGMVFSNMKTIAEKNLNAAVVDCCIGVPIYFTDLQRRAVMDAATIAGLHPLRLMHETTATALAYGIYKTDLPENEQLNVAFIDIGHASMQVCIAGFKKGELKVLAHSFDRSLGGRDFDEVLFHHFAEKFKTEYKIDVLQNARACLRLRAACEKLKKVLSANPEAPMNIECLMDDKDVRGFIKRDEFEQISAPILERVKKPLEKALLEAKLTVDNIYAVEVVGSGSRVPAVIKILTEFFGKEPRRTMNASECVSKGCALECAILSPTFKVKEFQVQESFPFSIALTWQGSSQESQNGNVENQQSTIVFPKGNPIPSVKALTFYRTGTFTVDVQYADVSELQAPAKISTYTIGPFQATKGERAKVKVKARLNLHGIVSVESAQLIEEEEVDIPVTKEATKMDTDKAPADVASGNETDVNMQDANVAENGATETGDKPVQMETDTKVEAPKKKVKKSNIPVSEVVYGAMLPADMQKAVEKEFEMALQDRVMEETKDKKNAVESYVYEMRNKLYDKLQEFVTESDKEALIGKLQETEDWLYEDGEDETKGVYVAKLEELKKIGDPIEQRYKEHTERGSFVDHLVSVITSYRQAAASGDPKYEHIDLNDKQKVIIVKSLFLYNIIFYFNSDLCICMYIYPLQVLNECSEAENWLREKTQQQGSLPKHADPVLLSSDIRRKAEAIDRACRPIMSKPKPAPPKAATPPEAPHSPAPEQQAGSENPNPKAADSNDNSDAMEMEKPEAAA; encoded by the exons ATGAGCGTGGTTGGATTTGATCTTGGGAACGAGAGTTGTGTTGTGGCAGTTGCCAGACAAAGGGGAATTGATGTTGTTCTTAATGATGAGTCAAAACGTGAGACTCCTGCTCTTGTGTGTTTTGGTGAAAAGCAACGTTTCTTAGGGACAGCTGGCGCTGCAACCAGTATGATGAACCCAAAGAACACCATCTCCCAGATTAAGCGGCTGATAGGGCGTCCATTTTCTGATCCTGAATTGCAACAAGATCTCAAGGCTTTGCCCTTTTCTGTAACAGAAGGACCCGATGGTTTCCCATTGATCAATGCAAGGTATCTTGGTGAAACAAAGTCATTCACCCCAACACAAGTTATGGGAATGGTTTTCTCAAACATGAAGACAATAGCTGAAAAGAATTTGAATGCAGCAGTTGTGGATTGCTGTATTGGGGTACCTATCTACTTCACTGATCTTCAAAGAAGAGCTGTAATGGATGCAGCTACTATAGCCGGTTTGCATCCTCTACGGTTGATGCATGAGACAACAGCCACTGCTTTAGCTTATGGAATATACAAAACCGACTTACCTGAAAATGAGCAGCTCAATGTAGCCTTCATTGACATTGGACATGCTAGCATGCAGGTATGCATAGCAGGTTTCAAGAAAGGTGAACTCAAGGTATTGGCTCATTCTTTTGACCGGAGCCTAGGAGGGAGGGATTTTGATGAGGTTTTGTTCCATCACTTTGCTGAGAAGTTCAAGACAGAGTACAAAATCGATGTGCTCCAGAATGCAAGAGCTTGCCTTAGACTTCGTGCTGCTTGTGAGAAGCTAAAGAAGGTGCTCAGTGCAAATCCAGAAGCACCTATGAacatagagtgtttgatggatgACAAGGATGTTAGAGGGTTTATAAAAAGAGATGAATTTGAACAAATTAGTGCTCCCATATTGGAACGTGTAAAGAAGCCTCTTGAGAAGGCTCTTTTAGAGGCTAAACTCACAGTTGATAATATTTATGCTGTGGAGGTTGTTGGGTCGGGTTCAAGGGTGCCAGCTGTCATCAAGATTCTGACAGAATTCTTTGGGAAGGAGCCGAGGCGTACAATGAACGCCAGTGAATGTGTCTCTAAAGGTTGTGCTTTGGAATGTGCTATTCTCAGTCCTACATTTAAAGTTAAAGAATTCCAG GTCCAAGAAAGCTTCCCTTTTTCAATTGCATTGACATGGCAAGGTTCTTCCCAAGAATCTCAGAATGGAAATGTGGAGAATCAACAAAGCACGATTGTTTTCCCCAAGGGAAATCCAATTCCAAGTGTCAAAGCTTTGACTTTTTACAGGACTGGAACTTTCACAGTAGATGTGCAGTATGCTGATGTCAGCGAATTGCAGGCACCAGCAAAGATCAGTACCTATACG ATTGGTCCCTTCCAAGCAACAAAAGGTGAACGTGCCAAGGTGAAGGTGAAAGCCCGTTTGAATTTGCATGGAATAGTGTCTGTGGAGTCTGCACAG CTTATTGAAGAAGAGGAGGTTGATATTCCAGTGACAAAAGAAGCAACAAAGATGGATACAGATAAGGCTCCAGCTGATGTGGCATCTGGTAATGAAACAGATGTAAATATGCAGGATGCCAATGTGGCTGAAAATGGTGCTACAGAAACTGGAGATAAGCCTGTTCAGATGGAGACTGATACTAAG GTGGAGGCTCCAAAGAAGAAGGTCAAAAAGTCAAACATACCCGTTTCTGAGGTGGTTTATGGAGCAATGCTACCAGCAGATATGCAAAAAGCAGTGGAAAAAGAATTTGAAATGGCATTACAGGACCGAGTCATGGAAGAAACCAAAGACAAAAAGAATGCAGTGGAATCCTATGTTTATGAaatgaggaacaag CTATATGATAAATTGCAAGAATTTGTTACGGAGTCAGATAAAGAAGCATTAATTGGTAAGCTTCAAGAAACTGAAGATTGGTTGTATGAAGATGGTGAAGACGAAACTAAAGGCGTGTATGTTGCCAAACTTGAAGAACTCAAAAAG ATAGGTGATCCCATTGAACAACGTTACAAGGAGCACACAGAAAGAGGATCTTTTGTAGACCATCTGGTCAGTGTTATTACCTCTTACAGACAGGCTGCAGCATCCGGTGATCCAAAATATGAACATATCGACTTGAATGACAAACAAAAGGTTATAATCGTAAAATCCCTATTTCTCTAtaacataattttttattttaattctgacttatgtatatgtatgtacatATACCCTCTCCAGGTGTTGAATGAATGCTCAGAAGCAGAAAACTGGTTGAGAGAGAAGACACAACAGCAGGGGTCACTTCCAAAACATGCTGATCCAGTTCTTCTGTCATCTGATATTAGAAGGAAAGCAGAGGCAATCGACAG GGCATGTAGGCCAATAATGTCGAAACCAAAGCCGGCCCCACCAAAGGCAGCCACACCACCAGAGGCACCACACTCACCTGCACCTGAACAGCAGGCTGGTTCAGAGAATCCAAACCCAAAAGCAGCAGACAGCAATGACAATTCTGATGCCATGGAAATGGAGAAGCCTGAGGCTGCTGCATGA
- the LOC111910258 gene encoding heat shock 70 kDa protein 15 isoform X1 translates to MSVVGFDLGNESCVVAVARQRGIDVVLNDESKRETPALVCFGEKQRFLGTAGAATSMMNPKNTISQIKRLIGRPFSDPELQQDLKALPFSVTEGPDGFPLINARYLGETKSFTPTQVMGMVFSNMKTIAEKNLNAAVVDCCIGVPIYFTDLQRRAVMDAATIAGLHPLRLMHETTATALAYGIYKTDLPENEQLNVAFIDIGHASMQVCIAGFKKGELKVLAHSFDRSLGGRDFDEVLFHHFAEKFKTEYKIDVLQNARACLRLRAACEKLKKVLSANPEAPMNIECLMDDKDVRGFIKRDEFEQISAPILERVKKPLEKALLEAKLTVDNIYAVEVVGSGSRVPAVIKILTEFFGKEPRRTMNASECVSKGCALECAILSPTFKVKEFQVQESFPFSIALTWQGSSQESQNGNVENQQSTIVFPKGNPIPSVKALTFYRTGTFTVDVQYADVSELQAPAKISTYTIGPFQATKGERAKVKVKARLNLHGIVSVESAQLIEEEEVDIPVTKEATKMDTDKAPADVASGNETDVNMQDANVAENGATETGDKPVQMETDTKVEAPKKKVKKSNIPVSEVVYGAMLPADMQKAVEKEFEMALQDRVMEETKDKKNAVESYVYEMRNKLYDKLQEFVTESDKEALIGKLQETEDWLYEDGEDETKGVYVAKLEELKKIGDPIEQRYKEHTERGSFVDHLVSVITSYRQAAASGDPKYEHIDLNDKQKVLNECSEAENWLREKTQQQGSLPKHADPVLLSSDIRRKAEAIDRACRPIMSKPKPAPPKAATPPEAPHSPAPEQQAGSENPNPKAADSNDNSDAMEMEKPEAAA, encoded by the exons ATGAGCGTGGTTGGATTTGATCTTGGGAACGAGAGTTGTGTTGTGGCAGTTGCCAGACAAAGGGGAATTGATGTTGTTCTTAATGATGAGTCAAAACGTGAGACTCCTGCTCTTGTGTGTTTTGGTGAAAAGCAACGTTTCTTAGGGACAGCTGGCGCTGCAACCAGTATGATGAACCCAAAGAACACCATCTCCCAGATTAAGCGGCTGATAGGGCGTCCATTTTCTGATCCTGAATTGCAACAAGATCTCAAGGCTTTGCCCTTTTCTGTAACAGAAGGACCCGATGGTTTCCCATTGATCAATGCAAGGTATCTTGGTGAAACAAAGTCATTCACCCCAACACAAGTTATGGGAATGGTTTTCTCAAACATGAAGACAATAGCTGAAAAGAATTTGAATGCAGCAGTTGTGGATTGCTGTATTGGGGTACCTATCTACTTCACTGATCTTCAAAGAAGAGCTGTAATGGATGCAGCTACTATAGCCGGTTTGCATCCTCTACGGTTGATGCATGAGACAACAGCCACTGCTTTAGCTTATGGAATATACAAAACCGACTTACCTGAAAATGAGCAGCTCAATGTAGCCTTCATTGACATTGGACATGCTAGCATGCAGGTATGCATAGCAGGTTTCAAGAAAGGTGAACTCAAGGTATTGGCTCATTCTTTTGACCGGAGCCTAGGAGGGAGGGATTTTGATGAGGTTTTGTTCCATCACTTTGCTGAGAAGTTCAAGACAGAGTACAAAATCGATGTGCTCCAGAATGCAAGAGCTTGCCTTAGACTTCGTGCTGCTTGTGAGAAGCTAAAGAAGGTGCTCAGTGCAAATCCAGAAGCACCTATGAacatagagtgtttgatggatgACAAGGATGTTAGAGGGTTTATAAAAAGAGATGAATTTGAACAAATTAGTGCTCCCATATTGGAACGTGTAAAGAAGCCTCTTGAGAAGGCTCTTTTAGAGGCTAAACTCACAGTTGATAATATTTATGCTGTGGAGGTTGTTGGGTCGGGTTCAAGGGTGCCAGCTGTCATCAAGATTCTGACAGAATTCTTTGGGAAGGAGCCGAGGCGTACAATGAACGCCAGTGAATGTGTCTCTAAAGGTTGTGCTTTGGAATGTGCTATTCTCAGTCCTACATTTAAAGTTAAAGAATTCCAG GTCCAAGAAAGCTTCCCTTTTTCAATTGCATTGACATGGCAAGGTTCTTCCCAAGAATCTCAGAATGGAAATGTGGAGAATCAACAAAGCACGATTGTTTTCCCCAAGGGAAATCCAATTCCAAGTGTCAAAGCTTTGACTTTTTACAGGACTGGAACTTTCACAGTAGATGTGCAGTATGCTGATGTCAGCGAATTGCAGGCACCAGCAAAGATCAGTACCTATACG ATTGGTCCCTTCCAAGCAACAAAAGGTGAACGTGCCAAGGTGAAGGTGAAAGCCCGTTTGAATTTGCATGGAATAGTGTCTGTGGAGTCTGCACAG CTTATTGAAGAAGAGGAGGTTGATATTCCAGTGACAAAAGAAGCAACAAAGATGGATACAGATAAGGCTCCAGCTGATGTGGCATCTGGTAATGAAACAGATGTAAATATGCAGGATGCCAATGTGGCTGAAAATGGTGCTACAGAAACTGGAGATAAGCCTGTTCAGATGGAGACTGATACTAAG GTGGAGGCTCCAAAGAAGAAGGTCAAAAAGTCAAACATACCCGTTTCTGAGGTGGTTTATGGAGCAATGCTACCAGCAGATATGCAAAAAGCAGTGGAAAAAGAATTTGAAATGGCATTACAGGACCGAGTCATGGAAGAAACCAAAGACAAAAAGAATGCAGTGGAATCCTATGTTTATGAaatgaggaacaag CTATATGATAAATTGCAAGAATTTGTTACGGAGTCAGATAAAGAAGCATTAATTGGTAAGCTTCAAGAAACTGAAGATTGGTTGTATGAAGATGGTGAAGACGAAACTAAAGGCGTGTATGTTGCCAAACTTGAAGAACTCAAAAAG ATAGGTGATCCCATTGAACAACGTTACAAGGAGCACACAGAAAGAGGATCTTTTGTAGACCATCTGGTCAGTGTTATTACCTCTTACAGACAGGCTGCAGCATCCGGTGATCCAAAATATGAACATATCGACTTGAATGACAAACAAAAG GTGTTGAATGAATGCTCAGAAGCAGAAAACTGGTTGAGAGAGAAGACACAACAGCAGGGGTCACTTCCAAAACATGCTGATCCAGTTCTTCTGTCATCTGATATTAGAAGGAAAGCAGAGGCAATCGACAG GGCATGTAGGCCAATAATGTCGAAACCAAAGCCGGCCCCACCAAAGGCAGCCACACCACCAGAGGCACCACACTCACCTGCACCTGAACAGCAGGCTGGTTCAGAGAATCCAAACCCAAAAGCAGCAGACAGCAATGACAATTCTGATGCCATGGAAATGGAGAAGCCTGAGGCTGCTGCATGA
- the LOC128126038 gene encoding uncharacterized protein LOC128126038 yields the protein MAGPSNTKGSTYIQVDVHYDGMFSPIPHLIYYLNQKTSITDVDFGGLNFKEFIYVLEDVTKGKCPVVYYCLGHKSMRDGLTPLKNDDDYRRFLDAAHGNEGKINVYIDHYNDSVLDWIEEEKEEKGVDSESSDEDKDSVMSDALSVDHEPDEEVTPLTKSDDPLLNYISVVPRDDFVDEDDDSDNGTKEAPIYPFHDTTQKWDTMQPILGMRFCNPQELKQLVSNYAVANGYNLWYEKIDKTRLLVRCCKTSEGKAACPFRLWATWMSNEKSFQIKSLINEHNCARTFKFGSVVTYSWIGKHFVNDILENPKMSCREMRDKVGENFNVKVSLGQCRNAKKFALNEIEGSLNTHYEKLWSYGAEILRANPGSTVKIGTDTMPDSTIYFSRMYVCIKGVKDGWIEGCRRVIGVDGCFLKGICRGELLSAVGRDANNHIYPIAWAVVAVENKETWKWFLNLLLKDINMGNGAGLTLLSDQHKGLIEAVKERVPDAEHRQCARHVYANFKKKFKGAAYRKLFWRAAKATTMQRFEGIMKEIRVIDVQAYDHLMERDPKSWSRAFFVLDRSCDAIENGICESFNAAIVHARKKPIIAMLEEIRRFVMDRMYCKRLKGQKWNLAICPSIRKKIVDKRKHLRYIYFIL from the exons ATGGCTGGTCCGTCTAATACAAAAGGATCAACTTACATTCAAGTAGATGTTCATTACGATGGAATGTTTTCCCCCATTCCTCATCTTATATACTACTTGAATCAAAAAACATCAATTACAGATGTCGATTTTGGTGGATTAAATTTCAAGGAGTTCATTTATGTTCTTGAGGATGTCACAAAGGGGAAGTGTCCTGTTGTCTACTACTGTCTTGGGCATAAGTCAATGCGTGATGGGTTGACACCACTGAAAAATGATGATGACTACAGGAGGTTTCTTGATGCTGCACATGGTAACGAAGGAAAGATTAATGTATATATTGATCACTACAACGATTCGGTGCTTGACTGGATAGaggaagaaaaggaagaaaaaggTGTTGATAGTGAAAGCTCTGATGAAGATAAAGACTCGGTCATGTCTGATGCTCTATCTGTTGATCATGAACCCGATGAAGAGGTAACACCATTGACTAAATCCGATGATCCCCTTCTTAACTATATTAGTGTTGTCCCTAGAGATGATTTTGTTGATGAGGATGATGATTCAGATAATGGAACCAAAGAAGCCCCGATTTATCCTTTTCATGACACAACTCAGAAATGGGATACAATGCAACCCATCCTTGGTATGAGGTTTTGTAACCCTCAAGAACTTAAACAGCTTGTCTCAAACTATGCAGTAGCAAACGGTTATAACCTTTGgtatgaaaaaattgataaaACTAGGTTGCTAGTCAGGTGTTGTAAAACTAGTGAAGGAAAGGCAGCATGTCCTTTTAGACTATGGGCTACTTGGATGAGCAATGAAAAGTCATTCCAAATTAAGTCCTTAATTAATGAGCATAACTGTGCTAGAACCTTCAAGTTTGGGTCAGTTGTTACTTACTCATGGATAGGGAAACATTTTGTTAATGATATTTTAGAAAATCCCAAAATGAGTTGCAGGGAAATGAGGGATAAAGTTGGGGAAAATTTCAATGTGAAGGTTAGTCTTGGACAATGCAGGAATGCAAAGAAGTTTGCACTTAATGAGATCGAAGGCAGTTTGAACACACATTATGAAAAATTATGGAGTTATGGAGCTGAGATATTAAGAGCTAATCCAGGGTCAACAGTGAAAATTGGGACGGATACAATGCCTGATTCCACAATTTATTTTTCTAGGATGTATGTTTGTATCAAAGGTGTAAAGGATGGTTGGATTGAAGGATGCAGGAGAGTTATAGGTGTAGATGGTTGCTTTTTAAAAGGTATTTGCAGAGGTGAGCTTCTTTCAGCTGTAGGTAGAGACGCTAACAACCATATTTACCCCATTGCTTGGGCAGTAGTTGCAGTTGAGAACAAAGAAACTTGGAAGTGGTTTCTAAACTTACTACTTAAGGACATTAACATGGGAAATGGGGCAGGATTAACCTTACTTTCTGACCAACacaag GGTCTTATTGAGGCTGTTAAAGAAAGAGTACCAGATGCTGAGCATAGGCAATGTGCTAGGCACGTGTATGCTAATTTCAAGAAAAAATTTAAGGGTGCTGCATATAGGAAGCTTTTTTGGAGGGCTGCAAAGGCCACAACTATGCAAAGGTTTGAAGGTATAATGAAAGAGATTAGGGTGATTGATGTACAAGCATATGATCACTTGATGGAAAGAGATCCAAAATCCTGGTCTAGGGCTTTTTTTGTATTGGACAGGTCTTGTGATGCCATTGAGAATGGTATTTGTGAATCTTTTAATGCTGCAATTGTGCATGCTAGGAAAAAGCCGATTATAGCAATGTTAGAGGAAATTAGGAGGTTTGTGATGGATAGGATGTATTGTAAAAGATTGAAGGGGCAGAAATGGAATCTAGCCATATGTCCATCTATTAGAAAGAAAATAGTGGACAAGAGAAAACATCTAAGGTATATATACTTTATTTTATAG